The Apium graveolens cultivar Ventura unplaced genomic scaffold, ASM990537v1 ctg6578, whole genome shotgun sequence genome segment TGGATTAAACGGTCCAATAGAGGTGAAGGTAGCTCACAGAGATTCAGGGGAAAGGAGACATTCCGAGGAAATCGTGATAAAAGTAAGGTTAGATGTTGGAATTGCCTTGGGTATGGCCATTTTGCTGCAGATTGTAAAAAGCCAAAACGCGACAAGGAGCAAAGAGAAGAAGCTAACATGGTGCAAGTGCCAGACGATGAACCAGCCCTTCTTCTGACAGAATGTGACGAAGGAGAAAAGAATGTGATGCTGATAAATGAGGAGAAGGTGAGTCCGAAAATTAACAAAGGAGCTGGTGAGGTAGTGTCAAACCTTTGGTATTTAGATAACGGAGCTAGCAATCACATGACCGGacaaaaatcaaaatttaaggAATTGAATGAAGAGATAAAAGGGCAGGTGAAATTTGGTGATGGCTCGTTGGTTCAGATAAAAGGAAAGGGATCGATAGCAATACAGTGCAAGACTGGGGACGAGAGGATTCTTCACGATGTATACTACATACCGGCACTTTGTAGTAACATCATCAGCTTAGGACAAATGGCTGAGGAAGGatataagatatcaatgaatggAGATTTTCTGTGGGTTAGAGACACGCAAGACATTCTGTTCATGAAGGTAAAAAGGTCCTTGAATCGATTATATAAGATTATAATTAATACTGGAGATGCAGGTTGTTTACTCTCGGAAGGAATTCAAGGCCAAGAATGGCTATGGCACTCAAGACTCGGTCATGTAAATGCTAATGCAATGCAAGAGATGGGAAGAGACAGATGGTGCACGGGCTGCCAAAGTTACAACATTTGAAGGGGGTATGTACTGGGTGTTTAATGTCGAAacaaatcagaaaatcatttccTCAACAAAGCAATTACAGTGCAAGCAAGGAGTTAGAATTGGTGCATGGTGACTTGTGTGGGCCAATCACGCCTTCAACAACAGCTGGAAATAGGTACGTATTTTTATTGGTTGATGATTATAGTCGTGTGATGTGGGCTTATTTGTTAAAGGCAAAGAATGAGGCATTTGAAGCATTCAAACGCTTTAAGGCCTTAGTTGAAGATGGTAAGGAGAGAAAAATCAAGACTTTTAGAACGGACCGAGGAGGTGAATTTTGCTCCAAGGAATTCTTGAATTATTGTGAAGATAATGGAATAAACAGGCACTTCACGGCACCATATTCACcccaacaaaatggagtggttgagcGACGTAACAGAACTCTGATCGAGATGGCAAGAAGCTTGCTTAAGGGAATGAAGATGCCAAGTTATTTTTGGGGTGAGGCTATCCGACATGCCATTTATTTGTTAAATCGTTTGCCTACTAGAGCAGTGTCAGGAATTACTCCATTTGAGGCGTGGTCTGGTGAAAAACCGTATATAGGACATGTACGTGTGTTTGGATGTATAGCTCATATGCGTATTCCTAATGTTAATTTGCAGAAGTTGGATGACAGAAGCAAGGTGGTAGTACACTTAGGGAAAGAACCCGGAACCAAGGCGTATAGAGTTTATGATCCAGTTAACAAAAGGGTGCACGTAAGCAGGGACTTGATTTTTGAGGAAACAAGGTCGTGGGCTTGGGCATGTGATTCTGAGAGTGAAAAATCTGATGAAGGAAATTTCGTAGTGTTTGGGCTGGGGTCTGGTGAATCTCGAGATAATGAAACAGGAGGTGAAGACAACACGTTGAGTGATGAAGTGGGTAACTCAAGAGAGTCAGAGTATGATTCGAGTTCTGATGCATCAGTAGAATCCTTATCTTCAACAAATTCTCAAGTGTCAAATACAGAAACGGACTCGAGTAGTGCACCCCATAAATACAGGTCTCTCTCAGATATATATGCTGATGCTGAACACGTAGAATTGGAGGATGATGAGTTATTTTTCTAGCAGCAGATGAGCCAATAAATTATGCACAGGCATCCAAGGATAGACTGTGGAAACAAGCTATGAAGAATGAACTGGAGTCAGTCGAACAGAATAAAACCTGGAGCTTGACAACGTTGCCACCTGGACAAAAGGCAATAAATTTGAAGTGGGTGTTCAAGTTAAAGAAAGATACAGCTGGTAATATAGTAAAACACAAGGCACGAATTGTTGCAAAAGGTTATGTACAGAGGAAAGGAATTGATTTCGAAGAGATTTTTGCTCCAGTGACTCGATTGGAAACAGTGCGACTACTACTCGCTCTTGCTGCTAAACATAGTTGGGAAGTTCATCACCTCGACGTAAAGACGGCATTTTTAAATGGTGAGATTGAAGAGGAGGTGTACGTGTCTCAACCAGAAGGGTTCGTTAAGAAGGGGGAAGAACATTTGGTGTATAAGCTTCATAAGGCTCTGTACGGGCTTCGACAGGCGCCCAGGGCCTGGTACTCGAAATTAAATAAATGCCTAGAGGAGCTTGGTTTCACTAAATGTCCACACGAGCACGCCGTTTATACCAAAAGAATTGAGAAGGAGACGTTGATAGTAGCTGTGTATGTCGACGATCTCTTGATAACCGGAACCAGCAAGTCAGTCATTGAAGATTTTAAAATGCAGATGAATCAAAAATTCGACATGAGCAACCTGGGTTTATTGTCTCACTATTT includes the following:
- the LOC141703361 gene encoding uncharacterized protein LOC141703361, whose protein sequence is MIMKEGESLDDFCLKLNGLVTNIRTLGDEMAEAYVVKKVLRAMPHKFLQITSAIEQFGDLEKMSIEEVIGSLKAHEERLRGQPDASGGTNQLLLTEEEWRKKDKEENCKKPKRDKEQREEANMVQVPDDEPALLLTECDEGEKNVMLINEEKVSPKINKGAGEVVSNLWYLDNGASNHMTGQKSKFKELNEEIKGQVKFGDGSLVQIKGKGSIAIQCKTGDERILHDVYYIPALCSNIISLGQMAEEGYKISMNGDFLWVRDTQDILFMKVKRSLNRLYKIIINTGDAGCLLSEGIQGQEWLWHSRLGHVNANAMQEMGRDRWCTGCQSYNI